The following proteins come from a genomic window of Achromobacter sp. AONIH1:
- a CDS encoding CaiB/BaiF CoA-transferase family protein codes for MDSETHDASADGQAARRAPLDGIRVLDLSRILAGPWCTQNLADLGADVIKIERPASGDDTRAWGPPFLKDGQGRDTEESAYYLSANRNKRSVEADMATPAGAALIRELATASDILVENFKVGGLAKYGLDYASLKALNPRLIYCSITGFGQDGPYAARPGYDFMIQGLGGLMSITGERDDLPGGGPQKAGVAVTDIVTGMYATVAILAALQERQRSGLGQHLDIALLDSHVALLANQNSNYFHSGVAPRRAGNAHQNVVPYQVFAARDGHLIVATGNESQYRAYCAAIGAPELGDDPRFATNRLRIRNRDELVGLLSAIMLQGRRDDWIDKLEAAGVPCGPINDIAQAFAHPQAVARQLRRDLPHPAGGVAAVTASPLRFSDTPVAYRRAPPLLGQHTEEVLREVLGKSVDEIAAFKQALASR; via the coding sequence ATGGATTCTGAAACACACGACGCATCCGCCGACGGCCAGGCCGCACGCCGCGCGCCGCTGGACGGCATCCGCGTGCTGGACCTGTCGCGCATCCTGGCCGGCCCCTGGTGCACCCAGAACCTTGCCGACCTGGGCGCGGACGTGATCAAGATCGAGCGCCCAGCCTCCGGCGACGACACGCGCGCCTGGGGACCGCCCTTCCTGAAGGACGGCCAGGGCCGCGACACCGAGGAATCGGCCTATTACCTGAGCGCCAACCGCAACAAGCGCTCGGTCGAGGCGGACATGGCAACGCCCGCGGGCGCCGCGCTGATCCGCGAGCTGGCCACGGCCAGCGACATCCTGGTCGAGAACTTCAAGGTGGGCGGTCTGGCCAAGTACGGGCTGGACTACGCCAGCCTGAAGGCGCTGAATCCGCGCCTCATCTATTGCTCGATCACCGGCTTCGGCCAGGACGGTCCCTACGCCGCGAGGCCCGGCTACGACTTCATGATCCAGGGGCTGGGCGGACTGATGAGCATCACCGGCGAGCGCGACGACCTGCCCGGCGGCGGACCGCAGAAGGCCGGCGTGGCCGTCACCGACATCGTCACCGGCATGTACGCCACCGTGGCGATCCTGGCCGCGCTGCAGGAGCGCCAGCGCAGCGGCCTGGGCCAGCATCTGGATATCGCGCTGCTGGACAGCCACGTGGCGCTGCTGGCCAACCAGAACTCCAACTATTTCCACAGCGGCGTCGCGCCCAGGCGCGCGGGCAACGCGCACCAGAACGTGGTGCCCTACCAGGTGTTCGCCGCCCGCGACGGCCATCTGATCGTGGCCACCGGCAACGAATCGCAGTACCGCGCCTACTGCGCCGCCATCGGCGCGCCGGAACTGGGCGACGATCCGCGCTTTGCCACCAACCGCCTGCGCATCCGCAACCGGGACGAGCTGGTCGGGCTGCTGTCGGCCATCATGCTGCAGGGCCGGCGCGACGACTGGATCGACAAGCTGGAAGCGGCGGGCGTGCCTTGCGGTCCGATCAACGACATCGCCCAGGCCTTCGCGCATCCGCAGGCGGTGGCTCGGCAGCTGCGCCGCGACCTGCCGCATCCGGCGGGCGGCGTCGCGGCGGTCACCGCCAGCCCGCTGCGCTTCTCCGACACGCCGGTGGCCTACCGCCGCGCGCCGCCGCTGCTGGGCCAGCACACCGAGGAAGTGCTGCGCGAGGTGCTGGGCAAGTCCGTGGATGAGATCGCGGCCTTCAAGCAGGCGCTGGCCTCGCGCTGA
- a CDS encoding MaoC/PaaZ C-terminal domain-containing protein, with translation MPLDYATVKDWRFDEVRQRYDEKDAMLYALGIGLGQDPEDERQLRYVYERDLLAFPTMSVVLGYPGFWVRDPRTGIDWIKVVHGEQRLAMHAPLPASGVIIGRSRNTHVVDKGADKGALVITERTLHDEAGACLATLTQTTFCRGDGGFGGGDDGPAPLPATPQGVPDLRCELRIAPQAALLYRLNADRNPLHADPEVARRAGYPRPILHGLCTYGVAAHAIVRACCGYDASRLASLNARFSAPVYPGETLQCDIWRLPDGQVRFLARALERGVVVMSNGTAEVRA, from the coding sequence ATGCCGCTGGACTACGCAACCGTGAAGGACTGGCGCTTCGACGAGGTGCGCCAGCGCTATGACGAGAAGGACGCCATGTTGTATGCCCTGGGCATCGGCCTGGGCCAGGACCCCGAGGACGAACGCCAGCTGCGCTATGTGTACGAGCGCGACTTGCTGGCCTTTCCCACCATGAGCGTGGTGCTGGGCTATCCCGGCTTCTGGGTCCGCGACCCGCGCACCGGCATCGACTGGATCAAGGTCGTGCACGGCGAGCAGCGCCTGGCCATGCACGCGCCGCTGCCGGCCTCCGGCGTGATCATCGGCCGCAGCCGCAACACGCATGTGGTCGACAAGGGCGCGGACAAGGGCGCGCTGGTGATCACCGAGCGCACGCTGCACGACGAGGCCGGCGCCTGCCTGGCCACGCTGACGCAGACCACCTTCTGCCGGGGCGACGGCGGCTTCGGCGGCGGCGACGACGGCCCCGCTCCCCTGCCCGCCACGCCGCAAGGCGTGCCGGACCTCCGCTGCGAACTGCGCATCGCGCCGCAGGCGGCGCTGCTCTACCGGCTCAACGCGGACCGCAATCCGCTGCACGCCGATCCCGAGGTGGCGCGGCGTGCGGGTTATCCGCGCCCAATCCTGCACGGGCTCTGCACTTACGGCGTCGCCGCGCACGCCATCGTCCGCGCCTGCTGCGGCTACGACGCCTCGCGCCTGGCCAGCCTGAACGCGCGCTTCTCGGCGCCGGTCTATCCCGGCGAGACGCTGCAATGCGACATCTGGCGCCTGCCCGACGGCCAGGTCCGCTTCCTGGCGCGCGCGCTGGAACGCGGCGTCGTGGTCATGAGCAATGGCACCGCCGAGGTGCGCGCATGA
- a CDS encoding SDR family NAD(P)-dependent oxidoreductase has product MSGIVSGKVVVVTGAGGGIGREIALAMAQAGARVVVNDIGVSLAGEGGGDGPAQAVAREIAAAGGQVVASTDSVAAYDSASRVVRAAVDAFGRIDAVINNAGNLRDRVFHKMSEDEWAQVIAVHLNGSFYMSRAAAPYFREQESGAFVHMTSTSGLIGNFGQANYAAAKLGVVALSKSIALDMARYNVRSNCIAPFAWSRMTSSIPAETDDEKARVAKLKKMEAGKVAPLAVYLASDAAAAVNAQVFAVRANEIMLMSQPRPLRSVHHGEGWTPERIGEIAMPAMRKHFYALERSPDVIDWDPI; this is encoded by the coding sequence GTGAGCGGCATCGTGTCAGGCAAGGTGGTGGTGGTGACGGGCGCGGGCGGCGGCATCGGCCGCGAGATCGCGCTGGCGATGGCGCAGGCCGGCGCCAGGGTCGTGGTCAACGACATCGGCGTCTCGCTCGCCGGCGAAGGCGGCGGCGACGGCCCGGCCCAGGCCGTGGCGCGCGAGATCGCGGCGGCCGGCGGACAGGTCGTGGCCAGCACCGACAGCGTGGCCGCCTACGACAGCGCCAGCCGCGTGGTGCGCGCCGCCGTCGACGCGTTCGGCCGCATCGACGCGGTGATCAACAATGCCGGCAACCTGCGCGACCGGGTGTTCCACAAGATGAGCGAGGACGAGTGGGCGCAGGTCATCGCGGTGCACCTGAACGGCTCGTTCTACATGAGCCGCGCGGCCGCGCCTTACTTCCGCGAGCAGGAATCCGGCGCCTTCGTGCACATGACGTCCACCTCGGGCCTGATCGGCAATTTCGGCCAGGCCAACTACGCGGCGGCCAAGCTCGGCGTGGTGGCGCTGTCCAAGTCCATCGCGCTGGACATGGCGCGCTACAACGTGCGCTCGAACTGCATCGCGCCCTTCGCCTGGAGCCGCATGACCAGCTCCATCCCCGCCGAGACCGACGACGAGAAGGCGCGCGTGGCAAAACTCAAGAAGATGGAGGCCGGCAAGGTCGCGCCGCTGGCGGTGTACCTGGCCAGCGACGCCGCTGCCGCCGTCAACGCGCAGGTCTTCGCCGTGCGCGCCAACGAGATCATGCTGATGAGCCAGCCCAGGCCGCTGCGCAGCGTGCACCACGGCGAGGGCTGGACGCCGGAGCGCATCGGCGAGATCGCCATGCCCGCGATGCGCAAGCATTTCTATGCGCTGGAACGCTCGCCCGACGTGATCGACTGGGACCCCATCTGA
- a CDS encoding LysR family transcriptional regulator, producing MRHDLTDLRLFVNVGETLNLTRAAERTFLSLPAASARVKNMEEAFKARLLVRMATGVALTPAGEVLLKHANAVFRQLECLNADLQPYASGLKGRLRLLANTTATNSFLADALSTFLAENPDVDVELEEKISGDIVIAIRAGAGDLGIVAGNIDVEGLDVTPLFRDELTVVAALDHPLASLESAHFADLIDAYQFVGIHPNSAIQTFLEDIASGLGKRICQRVHVGSFEAVCRMVEAGAGIAVVPRACAARYSRPGALHVLKLDDPWALRDRLLCRQRGRDLPSFAECFIGHLQRAAQAQ from the coding sequence ATGAGACATGACCTGACCGACCTGCGTTTATTCGTGAACGTGGGCGAAACCCTCAACCTGACGCGCGCCGCAGAACGCACCTTCCTGTCGCTGCCCGCTGCCAGCGCGCGCGTCAAGAACATGGAAGAAGCGTTCAAGGCCCGGCTGCTGGTGCGCATGGCCACCGGCGTGGCGCTGACGCCGGCGGGCGAAGTGCTGCTCAAGCATGCCAACGCGGTCTTCCGGCAGCTGGAATGCCTGAACGCCGACCTGCAGCCCTACGCCAGCGGGCTGAAGGGCCGCCTGCGCCTGCTGGCCAACACGACCGCCACCAATTCCTTCCTGGCCGATGCGCTGTCGACCTTCCTGGCCGAGAATCCCGACGTGGACGTCGAGCTCGAGGAAAAGATCTCCGGCGATATCGTGATTGCGATCCGCGCCGGCGCGGGCGACCTGGGCATCGTGGCCGGCAACATCGACGTCGAAGGGCTGGACGTGACGCCGCTGTTCCGCGACGAACTCACGGTCGTGGCCGCGCTGGATCATCCGCTGGCCAGCCTGGAGTCCGCGCATTTCGCCGATCTGATCGACGCCTACCAGTTCGTCGGCATTCATCCCAACAGCGCCATCCAGACCTTCCTGGAGGACATCGCCAGCGGCCTGGGCAAGCGTATCTGCCAGCGCGTGCACGTGGGCAGCTTCGAGGCCGTGTGCCGCATGGTCGAGGCCGGCGCCGGCATCGCCGTGGTGCCGCGCGCCTGCGCCGCGCGCTACAGCCGGCCGGGCGCGTTGCACGTGCTCAAGCTCGACGATCCGTGGGCGCTGCGCGACCGCTTGCTGTGCCGCCAGCGCGGCCGCGACCTGCCCAGCTTCGCCGAGTGTTTCATCGGCCACCTGCAGCGGGCGGCGCAGGCGCAGTAG
- a CDS encoding tripartite tricarboxylate transporter substrate binding protein, which translates to MFNPQRRRVVAGLGAAAAFPAVRAASAWPGHAVTFIVPFPPGGPVDTTARFATQPLGRLWSVPTVVDNKSGAGGIVGAQFAAKAEPDGYSLFFASIHHAVLPSLRDNLSYDILRDFEPVGMAAVFPIVLVVNPSMPVNSVSELIAYAKAQPGKLSFSSSGTGGGTHLAGELFNAMAGTRIQHVPYRGSAPAMQDLVGGQVQLMFADGPSAVPQLKAGKVRALGVGNPRRSALLPDVPTIAESGLPDYEAYSWSGMMAPRGTPAAIVAKVNADLVQVLSDPATASSMIAAGAEPKPGTPRAFGDFVAAEIGKWREVIRKADIRVE; encoded by the coding sequence GTGTTCAATCCTCAACGCCGCCGCGTCGTCGCGGGGCTGGGCGCCGCCGCCGCATTCCCTGCCGTCCGCGCCGCATCCGCCTGGCCCGGCCATGCCGTGACGTTCATCGTGCCGTTTCCGCCGGGCGGGCCGGTCGACACCACGGCGCGCTTCGCCACCCAGCCGCTGGGCCGTCTCTGGTCCGTGCCTACCGTGGTGGACAACAAATCCGGCGCTGGCGGCATCGTGGGCGCGCAGTTCGCCGCGAAGGCGGAGCCCGATGGCTACAGCCTTTTCTTCGCCTCCATCCACCATGCGGTGCTGCCCAGCCTGCGTGACAACCTCAGCTACGACATCCTGCGTGATTTCGAGCCTGTGGGCATGGCGGCGGTGTTCCCCATCGTGCTGGTGGTCAATCCGTCAATGCCGGTGAACAGCGTGAGCGAGCTGATCGCCTATGCCAAGGCTCAGCCCGGCAAGCTGTCGTTCAGCTCGTCGGGCACGGGCGGCGGCACGCATCTGGCCGGCGAACTGTTCAATGCCATGGCCGGAACCAGGATCCAGCACGTGCCGTATCGCGGCAGCGCGCCCGCCATGCAGGACCTGGTGGGCGGACAGGTGCAGCTGATGTTCGCTGACGGACCTTCGGCGGTGCCGCAGCTCAAGGCCGGCAAGGTGCGCGCGCTGGGCGTGGGCAATCCGCGGCGTTCGGCGTTGCTGCCGGACGTGCCCACCATCGCGGAATCCGGCTTGCCGGACTACGAGGCTTATTCGTGGAGCGGCATGATGGCGCCGCGCGGCACGCCGGCGGCCATCGTCGCCAAGGTGAACGCGGACCTGGTACAGGTGTTGTCGGATCCCGCCACCGCCAGCAGCATGATCGCCGCGGGCGCCGAGCCCAAGCCGGGCACGCCGCGGGCGTTCGGCGATTTCGTCGCGGCCGAGATCGGAAAGTGGCGCGAGGTGATCCGCAAGGCGGACATTCGCGTGGAATGA
- a CDS encoding tripartite tricarboxylate transporter substrate binding protein, with protein sequence MNLKTLFAAAATVAALAATPAWSAYPDRPIRLLVGYAPGGPVDTTARVFAKYLGDKLGQPVIVENRAGASGMIASDATAKATPDGYVLGFAASPTLTMSPLVQRSTLFDPRKDFSLVGLVVDYANVLLIGPQVPATSVPELVDYARKHPDAVSFGSAGIGASNHLSAELLKKQADAPMLHVPYRGNSPAMVDVISGKITFMFDITSTAIPFIKSGKARALAVTSRTRNPELPDVPTMIEAGLKDYEVVGWYALVGPKQLPDPVHQRLTKALAQVSSDSAFRQAMTDGGYTINAGDSRALQERIDKEYALWADVIRSANIQAN encoded by the coding sequence GTGAACCTCAAGACCCTGTTCGCCGCCGCGGCCACCGTCGCGGCCTTGGCCGCGACGCCGGCCTGGAGCGCCTATCCCGACCGGCCCATCCGCCTGCTGGTGGGCTATGCCCCTGGCGGTCCCGTGGACACCACGGCGCGCGTCTTCGCCAAATACCTGGGCGACAAGCTGGGACAGCCCGTGATCGTGGAAAACCGCGCCGGCGCCAGCGGCATGATCGCCTCGGACGCCACCGCCAAGGCCACGCCCGACGGCTACGTGCTGGGCTTCGCCGCCAGCCCGACGCTGACCATGTCGCCGCTGGTCCAGCGCAGCACGCTGTTCGATCCGCGCAAGGACTTCTCGCTGGTCGGCCTGGTGGTGGACTACGCCAACGTGCTGCTGATCGGCCCGCAAGTGCCCGCGACCAGCGTGCCTGAACTGGTCGACTACGCGCGCAAGCATCCGGACGCGGTGTCGTTCGGCTCGGCCGGCATCGGCGCCTCGAACCACCTGTCGGCCGAGCTGTTGAAGAAGCAGGCCGACGCGCCCATGCTGCACGTGCCCTATCGCGGCAATTCGCCCGCCATGGTGGATGTGATCAGCGGCAAGATCACCTTCATGTTCGACATCACCAGCACCGCGATCCCCTTCATCAAGAGCGGCAAGGCGCGCGCGCTGGCCGTCACGTCTCGCACTCGCAATCCCGAGCTGCCCGACGTGCCCACGATGATCGAGGCCGGCCTGAAGGACTATGAAGTGGTGGGCTGGTATGCGCTGGTCGGCCCGAAGCAGCTGCCGGACCCGGTGCACCAGCGGCTGACCAAGGCGCTGGCCCAGGTCTCGAGCGATTCCGCGTTCCGCCAGGCCATGACAGACGGCGGCTACACCATCAACGCCGGCGATTCGCGCGCCTTGCAGGAGCGCATCGACAAGGAATATGCCTTGTGGGCCGACGTGATACGCAGCGCCAACATCCAGGCCAACTGA
- a CDS encoding class I adenylate-forming enzyme family protein — MPHSDSPDRIHDILARQAQRQPDAVCLYEEGGGVVRYGQLWQRAQEAAAWLAGQGVARGDRVMLVGENCAAMVVSLFACSLAGAWQVGVNARLSAREVASIRQHARPRLTLYTSGVSSAAREHAETAGATPAALPAWGGGVDASLASEPPAAETGELADAVATLIYTSGTTGTPKGVMVPHRGLLHFARISAASRRLTPHDIGYAALPLSHIFGIATVLLATQHAGASLVVRSRFDTEDVYRALRQPGISILQGVPTMFSRLLASAPPRGELRAPNLRYLYTGGAALDPTLKRDAERYFGLPMHHGYGITEYAGSMFITDMDRPRGDCSSGYAVDGVEWRIGSPDRATPEPGERGTILIRGPGVMLGYYRDPEQTARALLPGGWLDTGDIGYVDADGALFIAGRSKDLIIRSGFNVYPIEVESVINAFPGVRLSAVVGRQTEDHNEEVVAFVEPLPGAALDTRLLMLHLRAQLAPYKRPAQIIPIDAIPTTVSGKILKQPLKDRLA, encoded by the coding sequence ATGCCTCATTCCGATTCCCCCGACCGCATCCACGACATCCTTGCCCGGCAGGCGCAGCGCCAGCCCGACGCCGTCTGCCTGTACGAAGAAGGCGGCGGCGTGGTCCGCTACGGCCAGCTGTGGCAGCGCGCGCAAGAGGCCGCGGCCTGGCTGGCCGGCCAGGGCGTGGCGCGCGGCGACCGCGTCATGCTGGTGGGCGAGAACTGCGCCGCCATGGTCGTGTCGCTGTTCGCCTGCAGCCTGGCCGGCGCCTGGCAGGTGGGCGTGAACGCGCGGCTGTCGGCGCGCGAAGTCGCCAGCATCCGCCAGCACGCGCGGCCCCGGCTCACGCTGTACACCAGCGGGGTTTCGTCCGCCGCGCGCGAACATGCCGAGACCGCCGGCGCCACGCCCGCCGCGCTGCCCGCCTGGGGCGGCGGCGTGGATGCCAGCCTCGCGTCCGAACCGCCCGCGGCGGAAACCGGCGAGCTGGCCGACGCCGTCGCCACCCTAATCTACACCTCGGGCACCACCGGCACGCCCAAGGGCGTGATGGTGCCGCACCGGGGCCTGCTGCATTTCGCGCGGATATCGGCGGCATCGCGGCGGCTGACGCCGCATGACATCGGCTACGCCGCGCTGCCGCTGTCGCACATCTTCGGCATCGCCACGGTGCTGCTGGCCACGCAGCACGCCGGCGCCAGCCTGGTGGTGCGCAGCCGCTTCGATACCGAGGACGTGTACCGCGCGCTGCGCCAGCCCGGCATCAGCATCCTGCAGGGCGTGCCCACCATGTTCAGCCGCCTGCTGGCGTCCGCGCCGCCGCGCGGCGAGCTGCGCGCGCCGAACCTGCGATATCTCTATACCGGCGGCGCCGCGCTGGACCCCACGCTCAAGCGCGACGCGGAACGCTATTTCGGACTGCCCATGCATCACGGCTACGGCATCACCGAATATGCCGGCTCCATGTTCATCACCGACATGGACCGCCCGCGCGGCGACTGCTCGTCCGGCTACGCGGTGGACGGCGTCGAATGGCGCATCGGCAGCCCGGACCGCGCCACGCCGGAGCCTGGCGAGCGCGGCACCATCCTGATCCGGGGGCCCGGCGTCATGCTGGGCTATTACCGCGATCCCGAGCAGACGGCGCGCGCGCTGTTGCCCGGCGGTTGGCTGGATACCGGCGATATCGGCTACGTGGATGCCGACGGCGCGCTGTTCATCGCCGGACGCAGCAAGGATCTGATCATCCGTTCCGGCTTCAACGTCTATCCCATCGAGGTGGAATCGGTCATCAACGCCTTTCCCGGCGTGCGGCTGTCGGCCGTGGTGGGGCGCCAGACCGAAGACCACAACGAAGAGGTCGTCGCCTTCGTCGAGCCGCTGCCCGGCGCCGCGCTGGACACCCGCCTGCTGATGCTGCACCTGCGCGCGCAGCTCGCGCCGTACAAGCGGCCCGCGCAGATCATTCCCATCGACGCCATACCCACCACGGTCAGCGGAAAAATCCTGAAGCAGCCGCTGAAAGACCGGTTGGCGTAG
- a CDS encoding thiolase has protein sequence MKLHDLRGAVAVAGVGHAGLGQAQGYTEMEILVQAAQRAVADAGLSMRDIDGICTASVAAPMWAMPVIEHLGIRPTFIDSTMLGGSSFVAHLLPALHALASGQCQAVLVCYGSTQRTSALSRAEIGRVRRQFDPQPYETPYEPLSPLSSYALAAARHMHQYGTRREDLAQVALAANQWAQLNPEAQLREPATLEQILSARMMSDPLSARDCCLVTDGAGAYVLVRAERARDLPRPPVYVLGNATSVWNRQISSMEDLTITAATESGRRAFEMAGLKPADIDVVELYDAFTINTLLFLEDLGFCAKGEARDFIAGGAIAPGGRLPVNTNGGGLCCVHPGMYGVFIMIEAVRQLRGECGARQVSGAALALVHGNGGTLSSQSTAILGIQATL, from the coding sequence ATGAAACTGCACGATCTGCGAGGCGCGGTGGCCGTGGCAGGCGTGGGCCACGCCGGCCTGGGGCAGGCCCAGGGCTATACCGAAATGGAAATCCTGGTGCAGGCGGCGCAGCGCGCCGTGGCCGATGCCGGCCTGTCCATGCGCGATATCGACGGCATCTGCACCGCCAGCGTGGCCGCGCCGATGTGGGCCATGCCCGTGATCGAGCACCTGGGCATACGGCCCACCTTCATCGACAGCACCATGCTGGGCGGCTCCAGCTTCGTGGCCCATCTGCTGCCGGCGCTGCACGCGCTGGCCTCGGGCCAGTGCCAGGCAGTGCTGGTCTGCTACGGCAGCACGCAGCGCACGTCGGCGCTGTCGCGCGCGGAGATCGGCCGGGTACGCAGGCAGTTCGATCCCCAACCCTACGAGACGCCCTACGAGCCGCTGAGCCCGCTGTCGTCCTACGCGTTGGCGGCTGCCCGCCACATGCACCAGTACGGCACGCGCCGCGAAGACCTGGCGCAGGTGGCGCTGGCCGCCAATCAATGGGCCCAGCTCAACCCCGAGGCCCAACTGCGCGAACCGGCCACGCTGGAACAGATCCTGTCCGCCCGCATGATGTCCGATCCGCTCAGCGCGCGCGACTGCTGCCTGGTGACCGACGGCGCCGGCGCCTACGTGCTGGTGCGCGCCGAACGCGCGCGCGACCTGCCTCGGCCGCCGGTGTATGTGCTGGGCAACGCCACCTCGGTCTGGAATCGCCAGATCTCGTCGATGGAAGACCTGACCATCACCGCCGCCACCGAGTCGGGCCGGCGCGCCTTCGAGATGGCCGGACTGAAGCCCGCCGACATCGATGTGGTCGAGCTGTACGACGCCTTCACCATCAATACCCTGCTGTTCCTGGAAGACCTGGGATTCTGCGCCAAGGGCGAGGCGCGCGACTTCATCGCCGGCGGCGCCATCGCGCCGGGCGGCCGGCTGCCGGTCAACACCAACGGCGGCGGGCTGTGCTGCGTGCATCCCGGCATGTACGGCGTATTCATCATGATCGAGGCGGTGCGCCAGCTGCGCGGCGAATGCGGCGCGCGCCAGGTGTCCGGCGCCGCGCTGGCGCTGGTGCATGGCAACGGCGGCACGCTGTCCAGCCAATCCACCGCCATTCTCGGCATCCAGGCCACGCTTTGA
- a CDS encoding Zn-ribbon domain-containing OB-fold protein, with protein MTSLDSPPANCGADALYRRALDRGIFLIQRCGGCERAVFHPRMICPHCGADRLSWFEPDGAGVVYSTTVVRRKPEAGGDYNVALVDLKEGVRLMSRVEGVPPEAVRIGMSVRARIASENGQGLLVFAPQQEAA; from the coding sequence ATGACCTCCCTCGACAGCCCGCCCGCCAACTGCGGCGCCGACGCCCTCTACCGCCGGGCGCTGGACCGGGGCATCTTCCTCATCCAGCGTTGCGGCGGCTGCGAGCGGGCCGTGTTCCATCCCCGCATGATCTGCCCCCATTGCGGCGCCGACCGTCTGTCCTGGTTCGAGCCGGACGGCGCCGGCGTGGTCTATTCGACCACCGTGGTGCGGCGCAAGCCCGAAGCCGGCGGCGACTACAACGTCGCGCTGGTCGACCTGAAGGAAGGCGTGCGGCTGATGAGCCGCGTCGAGGGCGTGCCACCGGAGGCGGTACGCATCGGCATGTCCGTGCGCGCCCGGATTGCGTCCGAGAACGGCCAGGGCCTGCTGGTGTTCGCGCCGCAACAGGAGGCAGCATGA
- a CDS encoding acyl-CoA dehydrogenase family protein, with amino-acid sequence MNLTWTPELRRFREEVAAFAAASLPPDIRDKVLRHQRLERDDYVRWHLVLADRGWGAPTWPVEHGGTGWNALQRLIFEVECFKAGAPRLLPFGLSMIGPVLMKYGSAAQQAELLPRIIRVQDWWCQGYSEPGSGSDLASLSTRAERDGGEYVVNGQKTWTTLAQYADRMFCLVRTDHGARAQRGISMLLLDMRAPGVSVRPIRTLDGGCDVNEVWLENVRVPAVNLVGEENQGWTYAKYLLGHERTGIAGLGHCHRELGILKRMAWQATSRGRPLLEDSRMRDRISRIEADIMALEMLLLRVAAGDGGAPGAEASVLKIRGSEIQQDLAMLQMEVAGPDCWPYDPDWMLAGADWHGPGPEMAAAAGAGYADMRKTSIYGGTTEVQKGIIARHALGL; translated from the coding sequence ATGAACCTGACCTGGACGCCCGAGCTGCGCCGCTTCCGCGAGGAGGTCGCGGCCTTCGCCGCCGCCAGCCTGCCGCCGGATATCCGCGACAAGGTGCTGCGACATCAGCGGTTGGAACGCGACGACTATGTGCGCTGGCACCTGGTCCTGGCCGACCGCGGCTGGGGCGCGCCCACCTGGCCCGTCGAGCACGGCGGCACCGGCTGGAACGCGCTGCAACGGCTGATCTTCGAGGTCGAGTGCTTCAAGGCGGGCGCGCCGAGGCTGCTGCCCTTCGGCCTGTCCATGATCGGACCGGTGCTGATGAAGTACGGCAGCGCCGCGCAGCAGGCCGAGCTGCTGCCGCGCATCATCCGCGTGCAGGACTGGTGGTGCCAGGGTTATTCGGAGCCGGGTTCGGGTTCGGACCTGGCCTCGCTGTCGACCCGCGCCGAGCGCGACGGCGGCGAGTACGTGGTCAACGGCCAGAAGACCTGGACCACGCTGGCGCAATACGCCGACCGCATGTTCTGCCTGGTCCGCACCGATCACGGCGCGCGCGCCCAGCGCGGCATTTCCATGCTGCTGCTGGACATGCGAGCGCCCGGCGTCAGCGTGCGTCCGATCCGGACGCTGGACGGTGGCTGCGACGTCAACGAAGTCTGGCTGGAAAACGTGCGCGTGCCGGCCGTCAACCTGGTGGGGGAAGAGAACCAGGGCTGGACCTACGCCAAGTACCTGCTCGGCCACGAGCGTACCGGCATCGCCGGGCTCGGGCATTGCCACCGCGAGCTGGGCATCCTCAAGCGCATGGCGTGGCAGGCGACTTCACGGGGCCGTCCGCTGCTGGAAGACAGCCGCATGCGCGACCGCATTTCGCGCATCGAGGCCGACATCATGGCGCTGGAGATGCTGCTGCTGCGCGTGGCCGCCGGCGACGGCGGCGCGCCGGGCGCCGAGGCGTCGGTGCTGAAGATACGCGGCTCCGAAATCCAGCAGGACCTGGCCATGCTGCAGATGGAGGTGGCCGGCCCGGACTGCTGGCCCTACGACCCGGACTGGATGCTGGCGGGCGCGGACTGGCACGGGCCGGGGCCGGAGATGGCGGCTGCCGCCGGCGCGGGCTACGCCGACATGCGCAAGACCTCGATCTACGGCGGCACCACGGAAGTGCAGAAGGGCATCATCGCGCGCCACGCGCTGGGGCTGTGA